Proteins encoded together in one Anaerolineales bacterium window:
- the rpmG gene encoding 50S ribosomal protein L33, translating to MAKSKDVRPVITLACSDCKERNYTTQKNRRNDQGRLELKKFCPRCRKHTLHKESK from the coding sequence ATGGCGAAATCGAAGGATGTCCGGCCGGTGATCACCCTGGCCTGCTCCGATTGCAAGGAGCGGAATTACACGACCCAGAAGAACCGGCGCAACGACCAGGGGCGGCTAGAGCTGAAAAAGTTCTGCCCGCGCTGCCGCAAGCACACGCTGCACAAGGAATCGAAATAA